ATACCAATCAACTTATCTGAGATACGCTTCGTTTGTTTTCCGTCAACCACCAACTTCGCCTCTATCCTGTCGCTCTCATCCATCTGGGTAAGAACAGCCTTTTCACCATGCATGTCAACCAGTCTGTCATTATATTCCTTGACAAGCGCAGCCAGTTCTTGATTGTTTTTTGGAATCTGACGGTTATTTTCCCGATTCTCCTCATCCAAGGCCTTAAACCAAGCACGGATATAATTCAGGTGAACAGCAGGTATTTCAAACTCATCACCCTTCTGCATTTTACCATTGATCAGTACCGAATCCTTATCCCATAGGATTTCATCGGCAGAAGCTTCCAAGGAATCTTCCACAAAAGTACGGAAATCCTGAGAAGCCTGCACATAGCGTTTTCCCTTTGCCGTCTTGATATAGATATCAAAATTACCATCATCCATCTGGTAAGCAACAGGTGATTTCACACCTTTCTCGGCCACAATGGGATAATCCTGCGGACGCCATGTCACCAAATCTTCGGAATAAGCCACAGCAAACTGCGGAAATGATTCCCCCACACTCCACAAGGCACGCCAAGTACCATCATTGGCCTGTACAACAGAGGGACTGTACATCTTCTTCCCCGATCCCCAAGGACCATAATCAGAAGCACAAAGTTGTCCCACATCAATCCATTTTTCATTATCTGTCAGATACGCTAAATGTAATCCCTGGGTAGGATCAGGAGAATACAAGAACACCTGACAGGTTGTATCCTTACCCATCACGGAATAGGCAGGGGCATTCTGCTCATCCCAGAAGGCAGGATTACCCACCTTAGGATTCAACTTGCCACTCGCCATCAACGAGGTAAAGGAAAGTATAGCTGTAGAAGCCAATAAAATTTTATGGTTCATATTCATTGATTTATGTTTTTAATAAGAGATATATCTACCAAAAGGGGGCCGAGTGCATCACTGCGCCCTGCCCCCGACCAAATTAGAGAGTTATAAAAAATCAAGTATTTGTTAAGCTTACTTGTTTCGCTTACAAGTATAAGTTGTTTGATACTTGTATTTCTTCTTAGTATGGGTCAGCCTTGTCTGTAATAGCTATCAGACTCAGACCTCACCCCCTACTTATAATATTCTTTTTTGCCAGCAGCAAGGGTATTCTTCATCAAAGAACAAATCGTCATCGGTCCTACACCACCAGGAACCGGTGTGATGAAAGAACATTTCTCTGCTACTTCATCAAACTTCACATCACCATTGAGACGGAAGCCGCTCTTTTTAGTTACATCCGGTACACGCGTTGTACCCACATCGATTACAACTGCACCCGGCTTCACCATATCAGCCGTTACGAAATCCGGTCTGCCGATAGCAGCGATGATGATATCAGCCTCACGACATTCCTCCTTCAAGTTCTTGGAATGAGAATGACAGACTGTTACCGTAGCATCACCATACTGCTTTTGCATCATCAGTTGAGCCATAGGCTTGCCAACGATATTGCTACGTCCGAGCACTACGCATTTCTTGCCACTGGTCTCGATATGATAATGCTGCAACAAGGTAAGAATACCCAATGGAGTAGCAGAAATGAAACAAGGAAGACCGATTGCCATTCTACCCACATTGACAGGATGGAAACCATCCACATCCTTGCGATAGTCTATCGCCATCGTCACCTTCTGTTCATCAATATGCTTAGGCAAAGGCAACTGTACGATGAATCCATCCACATCATCATCCTGATTGAGTTTGTCAACGCAAGCCAGAAGTTCCTCTTCTGTTACGTCATCTTCAAATCGGATTAGCGTAGATTTAAATCCACACTTTTCACAAGCCAAGACCTTGTTTTTCACATAGGTCTCGCTACCTCCGTCGTGCCCCACGAGCACGGCCACGAGATGAGGTTGCTTGCCACCTTGCGCTACTATCTGCTTCACCTCCTCGGCTATCTGTTCCTTGATGGCGGCTGCCGTCGCCTTTCCGTCGATTAGCTGCATTTGATTCAATATTAAATGTTAAGTATTTAATCACATTCCCGGCATCTTAGGCATACCTGGCATACCCTTCATGCGGCTCATCATCTGTGCCATCTTGTTGCCAGTCATCATCTGCATCATCTTGCGAGTCTGATCAAACTGCTTGATGAGCTTGTTCACCTCCTGGATATTGGTACCAGAACCCTTGGCGATACGCTGACGGCGACTGGTATTCAGGATGCCAGGATTTGAGCGCTCCTTAGGAGTCATACTCTGAATGATAGCCTCCACACCCTTGAAAGCATCCTCAGGGATATCAACATCGCGGATAGCCTTGCCGACTCCAGGAATCATGCTGGCCAAATCCTTGATATTACCCATCTTCTTGATTTGCTGAATCTGAGCATAGAAGTCATTGAAGTCGAACTGATTCTTGCGAATCTTCTTCTCCAACTTCTTAGCCTCTTCTAAGTCAAACTGCTCCTGTGCACGCTCTACGAGTGAAACGACGTCACCCATACCGAGGATACGGTCTGCCATACGGGCTGGATGGAACACGTCGATGGCTTCCATCTTTTCACCAGTACCGATAAACTTGATAGGCTTGGTTACCACAGTACGGATACTGAGCGCAGCACCACCACGGGTATCACCATCAAGTTTGGTAAGTACAACACCATTGAAATCCAAGCGATCATTAAACTCCTTCGCTGTATTGACAGCATCCTGACCAGTCATGGAGTCAACAACAAACAAGGTTTCATCCGGGTGCAAATGATTCTTCAGATTACTGATCTCATTCATCATCTGCTCGTCGATGGCAAGACGGCCGGCAGTATCGACGATGACCACATCATTGCCATTGGTCTTAGCCTGCTGGATGGCATGATCAGCAATCACGCATACATCCTTGTTGTCAGGCTCAGCATATACAGGAACTCCCACTTGCTCACCTACCACCTTCAACTGGTCGATAGCAGCAGGACGATATACGTCGCACGCTACGAGCAATGGTTTCTTTCCCTTCTTGGTCTTCAGCATATTAGCGAGCTTACCACTGAAGGTAGTCTTACCAGAACCCTGCAAACCACTCATCAGGATAATGGCAGGATGGCCTTCGAGCTTCAAAGGAGCCTCTTCGCCTCCCATCAACTCGGCCAGCTCATCGTGTACCAACTTCACCATCAACTGTCCTGGCTTCACGGCAGTAAGCACGTTCATACCCAGCGCCTTTTCCTTCACAGAGTTGGTAAACTCCTTGGCAACCTTAAAGTTAACATCGGCATCCAAAAGTGCACGACGTACATCCTTCATGGTTTCAGCCACGTTGATTTCAGTTATCTTACCTTCACCTTTCAATATTTTGAAAGAGCGCTCTAATCTATCACTTAAATTTTCAAACATGTTTAATTCTTCTTTATATTTTGGCTACAAAATTACAACTTTTTTCCGAAATTCCATGTATAATTTATCATAAAAAACACCAATTCAAGAACATCATGCCTTGTTTTTTGGGCAATCGAGTATATTATAGCCATTTTATCACCTCTATTTCAGGGATTCCTTTTCATTTTTCTCCAATTCCGGGACACTTTCCTCTTCTTTTTTCATACCGGGAGGAGAAAGCTGTATCTGCTTGCCCGTAGCCTGTTCATAGGCAGAGACTATCGGGTCTTTCTTGTCATATTCACCCAATATTTTCCGGGCATTTCGCAGATGTTTCTGGTCGCGACGACCACGACTGTCCAACATATTCCCCAAGTCAATACCGATACCAGTAGTTCCAGAACCTATCATACTTGCAGCCTGCTGCACCTGGTCTTCCATATCCTTGACATGCTGCTGGTCTTTACCCCAGACTTCCACAGTTCCCAACTGTGTACTCTCAGGAATCAGAAAAACCGTATCAGGCAATTCCTTCAGATAAACAGTCGTCTTCAAGAAGCCCGACTTAGAAACCGTAGCACTATCAAACTGATATTTCATAGACCAGTATCCCCGATAGTCCGTACGCGCCCAATGGTTATTGTTGGTATGGATAAGAGCCTCCCTGATAGGCACATGATCCTCCGCATTGGCAACAACACACGTCTTCTGCGCCATCACCTCCACGAACATCATGAATGTCACCAAGAACCATATAATCAATCTCTTCATAATCATAACTTTTAGTTATCACAAAAGTACATAATTACTTGAAAACGACCAAACATAAACACAGAAGTTTAAAAAGTTTAAGGAGAATTAAGGGAGAAAACACAAACTAAAAAAAAAGAGCAAGGTCGCCAAAACGCCTTGCTCTTATATACGATTCTATCAATCACGATATGATAGAGAATTCCTTATTCATTTTCAACCTCAGTAGTACCACTTTTCTCAATACGTTTAGCCTCCTCAAGCAACTTGATGGCATCCACATACTGAGCAATACCCTGAGCCACTTCCTTGGCAGCCTTCATGGCCAAGACCACAGTCTGAGGACGATGCACCACATCACCGCCAGCAAAGACACCACGGCGGGTAGTCATACCAAACGGACGATCTACGACCTTGACATAGCCCTTTTCATCCACCTCAATACCAGCTGTAGTAGAAACGATACGGTTTGCAGGACGAGAGCCGATAGCCAGATAGATTCTATCAAATTTCTCTACCTTCTCCCCATCAGGAGTATTCAGCACACAACTGCCCAAGCGTCCGTTCTTACCTTTCAGGAAAGCCTCAACAGTAGTTTTCCACTCAAACTTCACACCTTCTTTCACAGCATCCTCATATTCGCTTTGAATAGCAGGCATCTCCTCCTGAGTCTTACGATAAAGCACTGTCACATCAGCACCCAGACGAATAGCCGTACGGGCAGCATCCATGGCCACATTACCGCCACCGATTACACCCACCTTCTCGCCATCACGCAAAGGCACCATATCTCGTGTCAGGGCACCCTCATTGTAAGCATTCACATTATGGAGGAAATAAGTACTCTGACTTACACCATGCAACTTGCTTCCAGGAGTAGAATCCATATTCTGAGGCACATTCGTACCCGTTCCCATAAAGATCGCATCATATCCTGCACGGAAAAGACTGTCAATAGTTACATTGTTCTCGCCTACCATACAATTGGTAATAAACTGAACGCCCAATGCCTCGATCTTGCTCACCTCATCGCGCACCACACTCTTTGGCAGACGATACTCAGGAATACCATACATCAAGACACCACCCGGTTCAGCCTGACCTTCAAAGATGGTTACATTGAAGCCCTGACGTGCCAAATCACCGGCAACCGACAAGCCAGCCGGCCCCGAACCGATGACAGCCACACGACCACGAGTCTTCTGAGGAAGTTTCTCACGAGACAACTTCATCTTCGTATCGAAATCAGCAATAAACTGCTCCAGTTTACCAATCTGTACCGGTTTACCCTTCTTGCCCAAGACACAATGACCCTGGCATTGCTTCTCATGAGGGCAAACACGTCCGCAGATAGCAGGCAAGTTACTCTTTTCATTGATGATAGACATGGCAGCTCCCATATTACCCATCGACAACTCGTGTACGAATTCAGGAATGTCATTTTCTATCGGACATCCTTTACGGCACTGTGGGACCTTACAATGAAGACAACGCTTAGCCTCCTCGATTGCCTCACGGGTAGAAAAGCCCTCGTTTACAACCTGGAAAGCAGCTGCTGGCTCATTGGCAGCAGAAACAGGAGCATCCGTAGCCTTGTTATTCTGTTGTTCAATCTGTTCACTCATAATATTTTTCTTTTTTTGATATTGAACTTCACTACTCTTCATTTAGATAGTTTGCGGGTGCAAAGTTACGAATCATCAATGCTCCTTGATTTCAATATCCTCCCTTACATGGTTACGAATCTTCGTCAGGAAGAGCTTCATGCGTTTGGCATCCTTGTGATCGATGATATCTATCAACTCTGCCAACTCTTCACGTATCTGAGAAACCTGTCCCGAAGTATAAGGATTGAAAAGGATTTCCTGCAAGAGATAATCATCCTCATTCAACACACCCTTGGCTATCTGCATGTGGCGCTTAAAGGTAGTACCAGGTGCATCTTGATGCTTCATCACAGCCGCAAAGGCAAAGGTGCTGACAAAAGGAATACTCAGCGAATATGCCACCGTCTGGTCGTGCTCATCAAAAGTATATTCATGCAGGCTCAATCCCAACTTCTGATACAAGTCCTTAAAGAAGATCTTGCCCATGTAGTCGCCCTCCTTGATGATGACCGCATTCTCCTCTGAAAGTTGATTCAGATTGGCAAACGTAGGACCAAACATCGGGTGCGTACTGACATAGCGGAATCCGCTCTTCTCATAAAACTCCTGTAAACCCGTCTTCACGGAAGCTATATCACTGATGATACAATCCTTCGACAAATGAGGCAACACCTCTTCGAAAGCAGACAAAGTATATTTCACCGTCACCGCATTGATGACCAGTTCCGGACGAAACATCTCTACTTCCTCCATCTTGGTGAAACGGTAACAGTTGTAGGTAAAACGAAGGCGCTTAGCATCCTTCTCATACACTGCCACCTCATGATCGAAGCTGAGCAGGTCGATGAAAAAACTTCCCATCTTACCTGCTCCCATGATTAATATTCTCATTTTAATTCTTCACTCTTCGTTCTTCACTCTTCACTTAAATATTACTTCTGATTCAAAATTTCCAACTGCTGGCGAACACTTTCCTCATGGATATGCTCGAAGATCTGGGCAGCAAACTCAGAGCTCATACCACAAAGGGCAGCCTGTGCACCGCGCTTGTCCAGAATTTCATTGTAACGGTTGGTCTGTACGATGGTCATATTGTGCTCCTTCTTGTAAGTACCAATCTCACGGCAAACACGCATACGCTTAGCCAAGAGATCCATCAACTGGTTGTCCAACTCATCAATCTGACCACGCAACTGATGCAGACCTTCAGTAGAATAATGCTCATCACGAACCACCAAGAGACTCAGGATGTAATCCAGAACATCAGGAGTAACCTGCTGCTTAGCATCACTCCAAGCATCATCAGGCTGGCAGTGACTCTCCACGATCAAGCCATCAAAACCAAGGTCCATTGCCTGCTGACAAAGTGGAGCGATCAAATCACGACGACCACCGATATGGCTTGGATCACAGATGATAGGCAACTGTGGAATACGGCGATGCAACTCAATAGGAATCTGCCACATAGGAAGATTTCTATAAATCTTTTTATCAAAGCTGGAGAAACCACGATGGATAGCACCCAACTTCTTGATACCAGCCTGATTGATACGCTGGAGAGCACCGATCCACAACTCCAAATCAGGGTTTACTGGGTTTTTCACCAATACTGGTACATCCACGCCTTTCAAACTGTCAGCAAGAGACTGCATCGCAAAAGGATTGGCAGAAGTACGTGCACCAATCCATAGAATATCGATACCATACTTCAAGGCCAGCTCCACATGCTCAGGTGTAGCCACCTCAGTAGCAGTCAGCATACCGGTTTCCTCCTTCACCTGCTTCATCCAAGGCAAAGCAGCCTCACCATTTCCCTCAAAACCGCCTGGTTTGGTGCGAGGCTTCCATACACCAGCTCTAAACATATGGCAACCCTTGGCAGCCAACTGTCTTGCTGTTGTCATAACCTGCTCTTCTGTCTCTGCAGAACATGGACCTGCAATCACACAAGGGCGTTCCTGATCACTAGGAAAATTCAATGGTTCTAATTCTAATTCCATAGTCGTATATTTTAATTGTTTTTATTTCTTTTCAAACACACTCTTGATTCTTTCAAGCGCCTCCTTCATTTTCTCATCCTTAGCACACAGGCTGATACGGACATAGCGTTTTCCGTTGCTTCCGAAAATAAAACCAGGGGTGATAAACACACGGGCTTCATGGAGCACCTTCTCCGTCAAATCCTCTACATCAGCATATTTCTCCGGTATCTTTCCCCAGAGGAACATACCCACCTGATTCGGATCGAAAGTACAATCCATCACCTTCATGATTTCCTCTGCGATATCACGGCGACGGCGATAGTTCACGATATTATACTCATGATGCCATTCATCGCTATTCGTATTGAAAGCCTCAGCAGCAGCCAACTGAATACCACGGAACGAACCATTGTCGATATTGCTCTTCACCTTCAAGATCCAGGAGATGAAAGTCTTGTTGCTGGAGATCATCGCCACACGCCATCCTGGCATATTATGGCTCTTGCTCATAGAGTTGAACTCGATACAGCACTCTTTTGCCCCTGGCACCTGCATGATACTCATCGGATGCTCATTCAGCACAAGCGAATAAGGATTGTCATTCACCACCACGATATCATGCTTCTTGGCAAATTCCACCAATCTTTCGTAAGTTTCCATGCGGGCATTTCCACCCGTTGGCATGTTCGGATAGTTGGTCCACATCAACTTCACGCGACTCAAGTCCATCTTCTCCAAAGCCTCAAAGTCCGGTTGCCATCCATTATCCTCGCGCAGATCATAATAAGTAATCTTGGTACCCAATATCTTATTAATGGCAGTATAGGTAGGATAACCAGGGTTTGGAATCAGCACCTCATCGCCCACATTGCAGAAGGCAAGCGTAACGTGCAGGATTCCCTCTTTGCTACCGATAAGCGGCTGAATCTCAGTAGCCCAGTCAAGATCCACATTATACCATCGCTTATAGAAACCCGCCATTGCCTTGCGCAACTCAGGTATGCCCACGGTAGGCTGATAACCATGTGCATCAGGACGCTGTGCCACCTCACACAATTTATCAATGGTCTGCTTAGAAGGAGGCATATCCGGACTACCGATCGCAAGACTGATAATATCCATTCCTTCGGCATTCAACTTGGCCACTTCCTTCAGTTTTCTACTGAAGTAGTATTCTTGAATTTCCGTTACTCTATTCGCTGGCTGTATCATTTTATCTAATGTTTATTTTTAATGTTCAATGTTTCATGTAAAATTGCAAGAGCATACGAATTCTTCACTCTTTCTCCTCATATTCACCCAACACCTTGATTTTCTTCACCAGAGGAGTAATAGCATCAATACTCTGGCGGTATCGGGTAAGGTTGTCGAAAGTCAAATCGACATAGAAGAGATACTCCCATTCGTGTCCGATATTAGGCAAAGACTGAATCTTCGTCAGGTTGATATCATAGAAACTCAAGATGGTGAGCACTTTGGAGAGAGAACCCTTGTCGTGAGAGAGGCTGAACACGATGCTCGCCTTGTTGGCTTTCTCTATCGGACGAAGCAGTGCAGCCTTCTGCGGATTGCAAACCACGAGAAAACGGGTAAAATTGTGCGGATTATCGTGGATACCTTCCTGCAGCACCTTCATGCCATACATCTGAGCAGCATAAGAAGAGCAGATAGCCGCCCACCCTCTCACATGGTGTTTAGCAATATAAGCAGCCGAACCCGCCGTATCCTCAGCCTCCACCGCCTTCAAGTCGGGATGGTTGGCAAGAAACTTACCGCACTGCATCAAAGCAACAGGATGAGAGTGAACCTCTTGGAGCGTACTCCAATCATCCTCCGGAAGACAACAGATACTATGTTCGATGTGCAGCCTATGCTCACCCACCACAGTAGTACCACTCTGTCGTAGCAACTCATAGTTGTGAAGCAAACTGCCAGCAATGGTATTTTCGATGGCAGTGATGCCGATGACAGTAGGATCACGCTTGATGTTCTCAAACACCTCTTCGAAGGTAGCACAGCAAATCAACTCTATCTGCTCGCCCTCGAAATACTCATGCGCAGTAATGTCATGAAATGATCCTAACTCACCTTGTATTGCTATTCTCTTCATTGCCTCTTTTTCTTTTATTAGTTTGAATATCCTCAAGACTCATCCAGAAGAAGACTCTTACGAAAAACGGTCCTGCTCCATATAGAGCGGGACCGTTTCGATAGATTTCTTAATCTTATATCCTAAGTTGAAATTTACACGCAACTTCCCGCTTTACAATTGCTTGCAAAGTAAAAGTAAAAGCTAAAATAGTACGCATTAAACTTCATATTCTTTCTTGTTTTAATTGTTTGATATTATACGCTTGCAAAAGTAGTGTTTTTTTCTGATACCACCAAACAAATTGATAGTTTTTTCTACATTTTGCTTATATTTTTCGATAAATTCCCTACTTTCAACCGATTTTTATCATAAAAATACGTTTTTTATCTACAAAACTTGTATTTTATCTGCAATGTTCCTTACCTTCGGCTTTAAATTCACCGGTCACAGCATCAGCCTCCTGAGGATTCATTTCCAGGTAACTCTGCATATCTTTCTCCGCATTCACCTTGTCACCCTTGGCCAGATAGATCGCACCACGCTCTTTGAAAGCGATGGCAGAGAATGGGTTCACGTCTATTACCTTATTATAATAGGAGATAGCATCATCCATCTTTCCTTGAGCCAGCAGAATACGAGCCTCCAGGAGGAGCACCTCCTCAACAGGCTCCTCCAACTGTTCAAGAAGCCAGGCAGCATCTTCCTCAGCACCCTTCACATCGCCCAACTTCAAAAGCGTTTCACCACGCAGCAATCTGGATTGTACCGCCTGCGCCAAACCCTCCTGCAGTTTTTCAGCCAAAAGAATACTCTTCGTCAGCATGGCAATGGTATTGATCACATCACCCTGTCCCAGGCAAGCCTTGGCATAAAGGAACAGCAGGTGAGCATCATCCTTGTCGATGAGCATCCCTTTCTCACAGGCATGTGACATCGCCCCATAATCCTCCATCATATAAGTCACCTCAGCCATACGAACAAAAATCTGCTTGTTATCCGGCTGAGCCTCCGACAATTTGCGAAGCTGATCATAAGCCTGCGCGAGTTCACCTTTCTGGATAAGAGCCAGAGAAAGAAAATCACGCACCTCCAAAACCTCCTGGTCCTCTTTGGAAGCATCCCCCTCTTCATCTACCTGTTTAGCCTGCAAAGCATTGGTCAGACACTTGATGGCATAATCCATCTGTCCCTGATGCATCGCCCGCACACCATCATATTTCAGCACCTCGAAATTCTTGGCAGACTGATCTTCCTTCTTATCTTCAGACGACTCACTTTTGCCGCCAAAAAAACGCTTAAAAAATCCCATAAAGTCTATGTTTAAGTCAATGATTATTTTAATAAAAAACACGTTTAAATTCCAATTCTACTGGAAAAACCCTTGCAAAAGTAATGTTTTTCCCCGATTATTCCAAATTTTCACATCAATACTTTGTCGTTTTAAATAATATTCATACCTTTGCAGTCGAAAAAAAAAGAAGAAAATTAATTTTAATTTATATAATTTTTCAAAACAAAGAATAATACGACGACATGAAAAGTTTATTTTTGATGATTGCCACCTTGTTGGTTAGCGGATTCGCAAAGGCACAAACCAACGCACAGGTCCTGTATGATTTCGGTACAGACCGTAAGTTCGTAACCCTCACCCTTGAAATGTTCAAGCAGGACAAATGGGGTAACACCTATTTCTTCGTGGATCATGATTTCAATCTGAATCAGATGACAGACCCAAATACGGGCAAAAAATACGAGCACAACATGTCACAAGGTGGAACTTATACCGAGATTTCTCGCGCCCTCAACTTTTGGCAGAACACTAAATTGAAGAATTTAAGTCTCCATGCCGAGTATAATGGTGGTATTTATAAGGATTATCCCATCAACAATGCATGGCTTTTCGGTGTAGAGTATTTCATGCACGACAAGAGTTTCAAGAACACATTGACACTCCAGGCACTCTATAAGACGATTCGCAAAACAGACCAGAATGTCCCAATGCAGTTTACAGCAGTATGGGGTTGCAAGGACATCTTTGGCGTAAAAGGTCTGAACTTTAGCGGTTTTGCCGATTTCTGGTGGGAGAACCACAGTTCATTCAAGGACAAGCATGGCAATTTGAAATATAACGATAAGGGCGAAGTAGCTTACACCCCCGAGCACACCGTCTTCACATCAGAGCCTCAGCTTTGGTATAATGTAGGTCAGCACTTCGGCTGCAACAATCTCAGCGTAGGAGGCGAAGTAGAGATCAGCAACAATTTCGGTTCCAATGCCGGTTTCATGGTTCGTCCATGCTTAGGCGCCAAGTGGGATTTCTAACATAAAAGAAAGTTTCATATAAACAATGAAGCCTGCCAGAGAAAATCTGACAGGCTTCATTGTTTATATGAAAAAGCAACGGCTTTTCTATCAAATTGTCAGAAGCAGAACTTATACCAAGCCCACCACCAAGCCCACCAGCAAGGCGGTCCCATCCCGCACAACCTGGCGAGGGCTCTGATGCCCCGCCAACCTTAGAGCGAAGCGGTTCAGAGCGACGGGTAGGAGCGGTTACATCCCTCTCTTCTGAGGAGAGAGGGCTTGAGTGAGAGGTGGAGCCCTCTTTGGAAAGAGGGACGGGGTGATTCGAAAAAATTGAAATTCAAAAGAAACTTATTCAAAGTGTCTTTTATCTGAGAAACCAATTCCCTACGATGAGCAACAATCCAAACAGTCTTTGAGGGATGTTCCCTCAAAAACGATTCTACGACCGAAGCGAGTAGAACCGTTTTTCCTGTACCTGTCGGCATTTG
This is a stretch of genomic DNA from Segatella hominis. It encodes these proteins:
- a CDS encoding DUF5020 family protein; the encoded protein is MKSLFLMIATLLVSGFAKAQTNAQVLYDFGTDRKFVTLTLEMFKQDKWGNTYFFVDHDFNLNQMTDPNTGKKYEHNMSQGGTYTEISRALNFWQNTKLKNLSLHAEYNGGIYKDYPINNAWLFGVEYFMHDKSFKNTLTLQALYKTIRKTDQNVPMQFTAVWGCKDIFGVKGLNFSGFADFWWENHSSFKDKHGNLKYNDKGEVAYTPEHTVFTSEPQLWYNVGQHFGCNNLSVGGEVEISNNFGSNAGFMVRPCLGAKWDF
- a CDS encoding DEAD/DEAH box helicase family protein; amino-acid sequence: MKNFKLFDYQEDMKERIEKALHLHRSVMAQMPTGTGKTVLLASVVESFLREHPSKTVWIVAHRRELVSQIKDTLNKFLLNFNFFESPRPSFQRGLHLSLKPSLLRREGCNRSYPSL